The Flavobacterium commune genome contains the following window.
TCCAGTTTCACTTTATCACCAGGTAATAATTTGATATAATGCATACGCATTTTCCCCGAAATATGAGCAATCACAACATGTCCATTCTCTAATTCTACACGGAACATCGCATTTGATAATGCTTCAATGATTGATCCGTCTTGTTCTATTGCTGATTGTTTTGCCATAAAATTAAGCTACTGCTTTTCTATTTTTTCCGCTTTTCATTAAACCATCATAATGTTTATTCAACAAGTATGAGTTGATTTGTTGAATTGTGTCAATTGCAACACCTACCATAATAATTAATGAGGTACCTCCAAAAAACATTGCCCAAGATTGCTGAACATCCATAAGACTTACAACAATGGCTGGGAACACAGCTATTAGAGCAAGAAATAAAGAACCTGGAAAAGTTATCAAAGACATCACTTTGTCAAGAAAATCAGAAGTTTCAGCTCCTGGTCTAACACCAGGAATAAAACCACCACTTCTTTTAAGATCATCTGACATTTTATTAGTAGGAACCGTAATTGCAGTATAAAAGAATGTAAATACAACGATTAAAGTTGCAAAAACAAAATTATACCAAAAACCGAACATATTACTGAAAGCACCTACAATAGATTGTGAAGTATCGGATTTTGACAATCCTGCTACAGCAGCAGGAATAAACATAATTGCTTGCGCAAAAATGATAGGCATAACCCCAGCAGCATTAAGCTTCAAAGGAATCCATTGTCTGTTTCCACCTAACATATCTTGTTCAAAATCACCAGAAGCAGTACGACGTGCGTACTGAACTGGTATTTTTCGAATAGCCATAGTTAACAACACACATGCAATGATAACTAAAAGCCAAATAATTATTTCAATCACTAACAACATTGGTCCACCGTTGTTATTAGTAACTCTAGTTGTAAATTCCTGAATAAATGCTTGAGGGAATCTTGCTAAAATACCCACCATAATTAATAGTGAAATACCGTTACCAATTCCTTTATCAGTTATCTTTTCCCCTAACCACATGGCAAAAATAGTACCTGTAACTAAGATAATTACTGAAGAAAATAAGAATTCAAAAGAATTAAAACCTAATAAAAATGCACTTCCTGGTAGCGTTCTGTAAAGATTGTAGATATACGTAGGTCCCTGAACTAAAGTAATAACGATAGTCAACCAACGTGTAATTTGATTAATCTTTTTTCTACCACTTTCTCCATCACTTTGTAATTTTTGCAAATAAGGAATAGCAATTCCCATAAGCTGTACAACGATAGATGCAGAAATATAAGGCATAATTCCTAAAGCAAAAACTGACGCTTTAGAAAAAGCTCCTCCAGTAAACATATCCAAGATAGATCCAAGACCGTTTTCGGTCTGACCAGCAAGGCTGTTTAATTGTGTAGCGTCAATTCCCGGAAGAGTAACGTGTGCTCCAAAACGATAAACTAAAAGCAGTCCTAAGGTCATTAGGATTCTGTTTTTTAGTTCCTCGATTTTCCAAACATTACTTAATGATTCAATAAATTTCTTCATACTAATTGAAAAATTATATTGTTACAGCCTCTCCACCAGCAGCTTCAATAGCAGCTTTTGCAGTAGCAGTAAATTTGTGAGCAGTTACTTTTAATTTAGCTTTCAATTCTCCTCTTCCTAAAATCTTTACAATTTCATTCTTAGTAGCCAAACGGTTTGCAACAAAAACTGTCATATCAACAGTATCTGTAATCACACCATTATCAACTAATAATTGAAGTGTATCTAGATTAACACCTTCGTATTCTTTACGATTGATGTTTGTAAAACCAAACTTAGGAACACGTCTTTGAAGTGGCATTTGACCTCCTTCAAAACCAATCTTTTTAGAATATCCAGAACGAGATTTTGCTCCTTTGTGTCCACGTGCAGCGGTACCACCTTTTCCAGAACCTTCTCCTCTACCAACTCTCTTATTTTGATTGTGTGTTGACCCTTCAGCTGGTTGTAAGTTACTTAAATTCATAACAGTATTTGTTATTTAGCTTCTTCAACAGAAACTAAGTGTTTAACTTTGTTTATCATCCCAAGGATTGCAGGGTTTGAATCATGCTCTACAACTTGATTCATTTTACGTAGACCTAAAGCCTCTAATCCTCTTTTTTGATCAAGTGGACAGTTGATTTTACTTCTAACTTGTTTTACTAATAATTTAGCCATAATTTCCTTGATTAACCTTTAAAAACTTTTTCTAAAGATACTCCTCTTTGTTTTGCAACGGTGTGAGCACTTCTCATTTGTAATAAAGCATCAAAAGTTGCTTTCACTACGTTGTGAGGATTTGATGATCCTTGAGATTTTGACAATACATCGTGAATACCTACTGATTCAAGAACCGAACGAACAGCTCCACCAGCAATAACTCCTGTACCATGAGAGGCAGGAATTAAGAACACACGTGCACCACCAAATTTTCCTTTTTGTTCGTGAGGAACTGATTGACCATTCAATGGAATTCTAACTAAATTTTTCTTAGCATCTTCTACTGCTTTCGCAATTGCTTCAGAAACGTCTTTAGATTTTCCTAATCCATGACCAACTACTCCGTTTTCATCACCTACAACTACAATAGCAGAAAAACCGAAAGCTCTACCACCTTTTGTAACTTTAGTAACACGATTAACACTTACCAGACGATCTTTAAGTTCAAGACCACTTGGTTTTACTAATTCTACATTTTTGTATTTAGACATAATATATTAGAATTTAAGTCCAGCCGCTCTTGCGCCTTCTGCTAATGATTTAATACGACCGTGGTATAAGTATCCTCCTCTATCGAATTTTACTGTTTCAACCCCAGCTTTTAACGCTTTTTCTGCAACAAGTTTTCCAACTGCAGCTGCAACTTCAACGTTAGTACCTTTTCCTATTTCTTTTTCTCTTGAAGAAGCAGACAACAATGTAACTCCGTTTACGTCATCAATTAATTGAGCATAAATTTCTTTGTTACTTCTAAATACAGATAATCTTGGGCTAGTAGCAGTACCACTAATCGTTTTTCTGATTCTGAATCTGATTCTCTGTCTTCTTTCAGGTTTTGTTAATGACATAATCTCTTATTTTTTTAAGCTGATTTACCTGCTTTTCTTCTTAATACTTCACCTACAAATTTAACACCTTTTCCTTTGTATGGTTCTGGCTTACGGAAACCTCTGATTTTCGCAGCTACAGCTCCTAAAAGTTGTTTATCTAATGATGTTAATTTTACAATTGGGTTCTTACCTTTTTCAGATATAGTTTCAACAGTTACTTCTGGAGCAACTTCTAAAACAATATTATGAGAAAATCCAAGTGCCAAATCTAATTTTTGTCCTTGATTAGAAGCTCTGTAACCTACCCCTACCAATTCTAATGATTTAGTAAAACCTTCAGTTACACCAACAACCATATTGCTGATTAAAGATCTATATAAACCGTGTTTTGCTCTTTGATCTTTATGATCAGATGATCTTTCTACTAAAACTTGATCACCTTCAACTGTTACAGTTACGTCCGAGAACTCCTGTGTTAGTTGACCATTTTTTCCTTTTACTGTAATAATACCGTCTTTAACTTCTACAGTTACTCCAGCAGGGATTACAATTGGGCTTTTACCTATTCTTGACATCTTATTTAGTCTTTAAAATTAGTATACGTAACAAATTACTTCACCACCTACATTTAATTGCTTAGCTTGTTTTCCTGTCATCAAACCTTTTGATGTAGAAACAATAGCAATTCCTAATCCGTTAAGGATTCTTGGTAATTTGGCTGCACCTGCATACTTACGTAAACCTGGTTTACTAATTCTTTGGATATCTTTAATTACTGGCTCTTTAGTATCTTTATCATACTTCAAAGCAATTTTAATTGAACCTTGAACGGTGTTCTGTTCAAATTTGTAACTCAAGATATAACCTTGATCAAATAAGATCTTAGTTATTTCTTTTTTTAGATTAGATGCCGGAATCTCAACAACTTTGTGGTTTGCAGCCACAGCGTTTCTAACTCGCGTTAAATAATCTGCAATAGGATCTGTGTTCATATTTATTAATTTGCGGCTATGGTTTTCTTTGAGTCTCTCTCATTGAACCTTTAACCAATTAAAATTCGTTTTTTACCAGCTGGCTTTTTTAACTCCTGGTATCAATCCACTGTTAGCCATTTCACGGAAAGTTACACGTGAAATACCGAATTGACGCATGTACCCTCTTGGTCTTCCAGTTAATTTACAACGATTGTGTAAACGTACTGGCGAAGCATTTTTAGGTAATTTTTGCAAACCTACGAAATCTCCAGCCTCTATCAAAGCTTTTCTTTTCTCAGCATACTTTTCTACCGTTTTTTGTCTCTTAACCTCACGGGCTTTCATTGATTCTTTTGCCATGTCTTAGTTCTTTTTAAAAGGTAAACCTAATTGAGTCAATAATGATTTTGCTTCTTTGTCTGTTTGAGCAGTAGTAACGAAAGTAATATCCATTCCTGAAATTTTGTTTACTTTGTCAATATCAATTTCAGGGAAAATGATTTGCTCTAAAACTCCAAGGTTGTAATTACCTCTACCATCAAATCCAGTAGCTTTGATACCACTAAAATCTCTTACACGAGGTAAAGCTGAAGTAATAAGTCTATCTAAAAACTCATACATTCTTTCTCCACGCAAAGTAACTTTTGCTCCAATAGGCATTCCTTTTCTCAATTTAAAAGACGCAACGTCTTTCTTTGAAATTGTAGAAACTGCTTTTTGTCCAGTGATCTTAGTTAACTCATCAACTGCATAGTCAATTAGTTTTTTATCAGATACAGCTGCACCAACTCCACGGCTCAAAACGATTTTTTCAAGTTTAGGAACTTGCATTACGTTTGTGTATCCGAATTCTTCTTTAAGAGCAGAGATTACTCTACTCTTATATTCCTCTTTTAATCTAGGTATATACGCCATTACTATAGTACTTGATTAGATTTTTTTGAAAATCTTACTTTCTTATCCCCCTCTACTCTTACACCTACTCTAGTTGTTTCCTTAGTTTTAGGATCAATTAGAGAGATATTAGAAATTTGAATAGGAGCTTCTTTCTTTACGATACCACCTTGAGGGTTTTTTGCACTTGGCTTCGTGTGTTTTGAAACCAAGTTTACACCTTCAACAATCGCTTTGTTTTTCTCACGGTCAACACGTAAAACTTTACCTTCAGCACCTTTGTGATCTCCAGCAATTACTCTTACAATGTCACCTGATTTTATTTTTAGCTTTATCATCTTATAACGAATTAAAGCACTTCTGGTGCTAATGATACAATTTTCATGAATTGTTTTTCACGAAGTTCTCTTGCTACCGGACCAAATACACGAGTTCCTCTCATTTCTCCTGCAGCGTTCAAAAGAACACATGCATTGTCATCGAAACGGATATAAGAACCATCAGCTCTTCTCACTTCTTTTTTGGTACGTACAACAACTGCAGTTGAAACAGCTCCTTTTTTCACGTTTCCGTTAGGAGTTGAATCTTTTATAGATACTACAATCTTGTCACCAACAGAGGCATACCTTCTTTTAGTACCTCCTAAAACACGGATAGTTAAAACTTCTTTAGCTCCTGTGTTATCTGCTACTTTTAGTCTTGATTCTTGTTGTACCATAATTATTTAGCTCTTTCTAGGATTTCAACCAATCTCCAACATTTTGACTTACTTAAAGGACGCGTTTCGCTAATTCTTACAGTATCTCCAATGTTACAGTCGTTTGTTTCGTCATGTGCAACAAATTTCTTTGTTTTCAATACGAACTTACCATATAATGGGTGTTTTACTTTAGTAACTTGTGCAACAACAATAGATTTATCCATTTTGTTTGAAGTTACAACACCAATTCTTTCTTTTCTTAAATTTCTTTTTTCCATCTTTCGCAGATTACAATTATTGCAATTCTCTTTTAGTAAGCTCTGTAGCCAATCTAGCAACTGTTCTTCTTAAACTTCTAATTTGAAGCGGATTCTCAATTGGAGATATTGCGTGAGCTAATTTTAGGTCAGCATAAGTTTTCTTAGCCTGGCTAAGATTTTCTTGCAACTGTGCTGCAGAAAGACCTTTTATTTCTGATTGTTTCATAATAATATAGATTATGCTTCGAAATCTCTAGCAACAACGAATTTAGTTTTTACTGGAAGTTTTTGAGCTGCAAGACGTAAAGCCTCTTTTGCAACTGACAATGGAACTCCTCCTACTTCAAACATAATTCTTCCGGGTTTAACAACAGCTGCCCAATATTCAACGGCACCTTTACCTTTACCCATACGTACCTCAAGAGGTTTCTTAGTAATTGGTTTGTCTGGAAATATTTTAATCCATAATTGTCCCTCTCTTTTCATGTAACGAGTTGCAGCAATACGTGCAGCTTCGATTTGACGAGAAGTTAAGAACATACCATCTTCATGAACAGATTTAATACCAAACATTCCGTTAGAAAGTTCATGCCCTCTCTGAGAGTTTCCTTTCATTCTACCTTTTTGTACCTTACGGTATTTTGTTCTTTTAGGCTGTAACATTTTTCTTTAATTTAAAAATTACTTTCTTTTACGAGCGTCTGGTTTTCCACCTTTCGAAAAGTTAGATTTTCCACGAGGAGCATCTCCACCTTTACCGCTAGCTTGTTTTTTGTCCATTCCAGCAAGCGGAGAAAGATCTCTCTTTCCGTAAACTTCACCTTTCATGATCCACACTTTGATACCCATTCTACCGTAAGTAGTATGCGCTTCAGCAAGTGCATAATCAATATCGGCTCTGAAAGTTGACAAAGGAATTCTTCCTTCTTTGAAACCTTCTGAACGCGCCATCTCAGCACCATTCAAACGACCAGAAATTAAAACTTTGATACCTTCAGCGTTCATACGCATAGAAGCAGCAATAGCCATTTTAATTGCACGTCTGTAAGAAATACGACTTTCGATTTGACGAGCGATGCTTGTTGCAACTAAATAAGCATCTAACTCAGGTCTTTTGATTTCAAAGATGTTAATTTGAACCTCTTTGTCAGTAATTTTCTTAAGTTCTTCTTTCAACTTGTCTACCTCTTGACCACCTTTTCCGATAATGATACCAGGTCTAGCAGTAGTGATAGTAACGGTTACAAGTTTCAAAGTTCTCTCGATGATTACTTTTGATACACTAGCTTTTGATAAACGAGCATGTACATACTTTCTGATTTTGTGATCTTCAGCTAATTTATCGCCGTAATCATTTCCACCATACCAGTTAGAGTCCCATCCTCTGATGATACCAAGTCTATTTCCAATTGGATTTGTCTTTTGTCCCATCTTGTATTAATTTGCTTGTGTGTTATTAATAGCTCCTAACACGATTGTTACGTGATTTGAACGTTTTCTAATTCTGTGTGCACGACCTTGTGGAGCTGGACGAAGTCTTTTTAACATCATTCCACCATCTACTCTGATCTCTTTAACAAATAATCCAGCTTCTTCTAAATTACCTTCACTATTTTTTTGCTCCCAGTTATTGATTGCAGATAATAATAGTTTTTCTAATTTTCTTGAAGCTTCTTTAGAACTGAATCTTAAGATGTTAAGTGCTCTTTCTACCTTCTGACCTCTTACCAAGTCCGCTACTAAGCGCATTTTTCTAGGTGAAGTAGGGCAGTTATTCAATTTCGCGAAAGCAATAGACTTATTAGCCTCTTTTCTCGCATCTGCTGTTTCTCTTTTACGAACTCCCATTGCTTCTTATTTTTTACCTTTATTTTTTGCTCCAGCATGACCCCTAAAAGATCTAGTTGGTGAAAATTCTCCTAATTTGTGTCCTACCATGTTTTCTGTTACGTAAACCGGTACAAATTGACGACCGTTATGAACTGCTATAGTTTGTCCAACAAAGTCAGGAGTAATCATAGAAGCTCTAGACCAAGTCTTAACCACTCCTTTATTTCCACCTGCAATGTTCTCTTCAACTTTCTTTTCTAACTTATAATGAACGAAAGGTCCTTTTTTTAATGAACGTGCCATATCTTAATTATTTCTTTCTACGTTCTACGATATACTTACTACTCGGGTTTTTCGGAGAACGAGTTCTATAACCTTTAGCCGGTACTCCGTTTCTTGAACGTGGATGACCTCCAGAAGAACGACCTTCACCACCTCCCATAGGGTGATCAACAGGGTTCATCGCTACTGGTCTTGTTCTTGGTCTTCTACCTAACCATCTTGTTCTACCTGCTTTACCAGATACTACTAATTGGTGATCAGAATTAGAAACTGCTCCAATTGTAGCCGAACAAGTCAACAAGATTAATCTTGTTTCTCCAGATGGCATTTTAATTGTAGCATATTTTCCATCTCTTGCCATTAATTGAGCAAAAGTTCCTGCAGAACGAGCAATAACAGCTCCTTGACCAGGTCTCAATTCAATACAAGAAATTACAGTTCCTAGAGGAACTTTACTTAAAGGTAATGTATTCCCAATTTCTGGTTGAGCGTCAGCACCAGAAACTAATTTCTGACCAACTTTCAATCCATTTTGAGCAATAATATAAGTTTTCTCTCCATCAGCATACGCTAATAAAGCAATAAAAGCAGTTCTGTTTGGATCGTACTCAATTGATTTCACTGTAGCTGGAATTCCATCTTTAGTTCTTTTAAAATCAATGATACGATATCTCTGCTTGTGACCACCACCCGTATAACGCATGGTCATCTTTCCTTGACTATTTCTACCTCCAGAGTTTTTTATCGGCGCTATCAAAGAGCGTTCCGGCTTATCAGTTGTAATGGCGTCATAACCATTCACAACTCTAAATCGCTGACCTGCGGTAATAGGTTTTAATTTTCTTACTGACATTGTTATATCTTAGATATTGTTGTAAAAATCAATTGTTTCTCCTTCTTGTACTTGAACAATTGCTTTTTTGATTGCATTTGTCTTT
Protein-coding sequences here:
- the infA gene encoding translation initiation factor IF-1, producing MAKQSAIEQDGSIIEALSNAMFRVELENGHVVIAHISGKMRMHYIKLLPGDKVKLEMSPYDLSKARITYRY
- the secY gene encoding preprotein translocase subunit SecY — encoded protein: MKKFIESLSNVWKIEELKNRILMTLGLLLVYRFGAHVTLPGIDATQLNSLAGQTENGLGSILDMFTGGAFSKASVFALGIMPYISASIVVQLMGIAIPYLQKLQSDGESGRKKINQITRWLTIVITLVQGPTYIYNLYRTLPGSAFLLGFNSFEFLFSSVIILVTGTIFAMWLGEKITDKGIGNGISLLIMVGILARFPQAFIQEFTTRVTNNNGGPMLLVIEIIIWLLVIIACVLLTMAIRKIPVQYARRTASGDFEQDMLGGNRQWIPLKLNAAGVMPIIFAQAIMFIPAAVAGLSKSDTSQSIVGAFSNMFGFWYNFVFATLIVVFTFFYTAITVPTNKMSDDLKRSGGFIPGVRPGAETSDFLDKVMSLITFPGSLFLALIAVFPAIVVSLMDVQQSWAMFFGGTSLIIMVGVAIDTIQQINSYLLNKHYDGLMKSGKNRKAVA
- the rplO gene encoding 50S ribosomal protein L15; protein product: MNLSNLQPAEGSTHNQNKRVGRGEGSGKGGTAARGHKGAKSRSGYSKKIGFEGGQMPLQRRVPKFGFTNINRKEYEGVNLDTLQLLVDNGVITDTVDMTVFVANRLATKNEIVKILGRGELKAKLKVTAHKFTATAKAAIEAAGGEAVTI
- the rpmD gene encoding 50S ribosomal protein L30, translating into MAKLLVKQVRSKINCPLDQKRGLEALGLRKMNQVVEHDSNPAILGMINKVKHLVSVEEAK
- the rpsE gene encoding 30S ribosomal protein S5; its protein translation is MMSKYKNVELVKPSGLELKDRLVSVNRVTKVTKGGRAFGFSAIVVVGDENGVVGHGLGKSKDVSEAIAKAVEDAKKNLVRIPLNGQSVPHEQKGKFGGARVFLIPASHGTGVIAGGAVRSVLESVGIHDVLSKSQGSSNPHNVVKATFDALLQMRSAHTVAKQRGVSLEKVFKG
- the rplR gene encoding 50S ribosomal protein L18; protein product: MSLTKPERRQRIRFRIRKTISGTATSPRLSVFRSNKEIYAQLIDDVNGVTLLSASSREKEIGKGTNVEVAAAVGKLVAEKALKAGVETVKFDRGGYLYHGRIKSLAEGARAAGLKF
- the rplF gene encoding 50S ribosomal protein L6 is translated as MSRIGKSPIVIPAGVTVEVKDGIITVKGKNGQLTQEFSDVTVTVEGDQVLVERSSDHKDQRAKHGLYRSLISNMVVGVTEGFTKSLELVGVGYRASNQGQKLDLALGFSHNIVLEVAPEVTVETISEKGKNPIVKLTSLDKQLLGAVAAKIRGFRKPEPYKGKGVKFVGEVLRRKAGKSA
- the rpsH gene encoding 30S ribosomal protein S8; translation: MNTDPIADYLTRVRNAVAANHKVVEIPASNLKKEITKILFDQGYILSYKFEQNTVQGSIKIALKYDKDTKEPVIKDIQRISKPGLRKYAGAAKLPRILNGLGIAIVSTSKGLMTGKQAKQLNVGGEVICYVY
- the rpsN gene encoding 30S ribosomal protein S14; protein product: MAKESMKAREVKRQKTVEKYAEKRKALIEAGDFVGLQKLPKNASPVRLHNRCKLTGRPRGYMRQFGISRVTFREMANSGLIPGVKKASW
- the rplE gene encoding 50S ribosomal protein L5, with amino-acid sequence MAYIPRLKEEYKSRVISALKEEFGYTNVMQVPKLEKIVLSRGVGAAVSDKKLIDYAVDELTKITGQKAVSTISKKDVASFKLRKGMPIGAKVTLRGERMYEFLDRLITSALPRVRDFSGIKATGFDGRGNYNLGVLEQIIFPEIDIDKVNKISGMDITFVTTAQTDKEAKSLLTQLGLPFKKN
- the rplX gene encoding 50S ribosomal protein L24, producing the protein MIKLKIKSGDIVRVIAGDHKGAEGKVLRVDREKNKAIVEGVNLVSKHTKPSAKNPQGGIVKKEAPIQISNISLIDPKTKETTRVGVRVEGDKKVRFSKKSNQVL
- the rplN gene encoding 50S ribosomal protein L14; its protein translation is MVQQESRLKVADNTGAKEVLTIRVLGGTKRRYASVGDKIVVSIKDSTPNGNVKKGAVSTAVVVRTKKEVRRADGSYIRFDDNACVLLNAAGEMRGTRVFGPVARELREKQFMKIVSLAPEVL
- the rpsQ gene encoding 30S ribosomal protein S17; its protein translation is MEKRNLRKERIGVVTSNKMDKSIVVAQVTKVKHPLYGKFVLKTKKFVAHDETNDCNIGDTVRISETRPLSKSKCWRLVEILERAK
- the rpmC gene encoding 50S ribosomal protein L29 — protein: MKQSEIKGLSAAQLQENLSQAKKTYADLKLAHAISPIENPLQIRSLRRTVARLATELTKRELQ
- the rplP gene encoding 50S ribosomal protein L16; this encodes MLQPKRTKYRKVQKGRMKGNSQRGHELSNGMFGIKSVHEDGMFLTSRQIEAARIAATRYMKREGQLWIKIFPDKPITKKPLEVRMGKGKGAVEYWAAVVKPGRIMFEVGGVPLSVAKEALRLAAQKLPVKTKFVVARDFEA
- the rpsC gene encoding 30S ribosomal protein S3; the protein is MGQKTNPIGNRLGIIRGWDSNWYGGNDYGDKLAEDHKIRKYVHARLSKASVSKVIIERTLKLVTVTITTARPGIIIGKGGQEVDKLKEELKKITDKEVQINIFEIKRPELDAYLVATSIARQIESRISYRRAIKMAIAASMRMNAEGIKVLISGRLNGAEMARSEGFKEGRIPLSTFRADIDYALAEAHTTYGRMGIKVWIMKGEVYGKRDLSPLAGMDKKQASGKGGDAPRGKSNFSKGGKPDARKRK
- the rplV gene encoding 50S ribosomal protein L22 — encoded protein: MGVRKRETADARKEANKSIAFAKLNNCPTSPRKMRLVADLVRGQKVERALNILRFSSKEASRKLEKLLLSAINNWEQKNSEGNLEEAGLFVKEIRVDGGMMLKRLRPAPQGRAHRIRKRSNHVTIVLGAINNTQAN
- the rpsS gene encoding 30S ribosomal protein S19; its protein translation is MARSLKKGPFVHYKLEKKVEENIAGGNKGVVKTWSRASMITPDFVGQTIAVHNGRQFVPVYVTENMVGHKLGEFSPTRSFRGHAGAKNKGKK
- the rplB gene encoding 50S ribosomal protein L2; translation: MSVRKLKPITAGQRFRVVNGYDAITTDKPERSLIAPIKNSGGRNSQGKMTMRYTGGGHKQRYRIIDFKRTKDGIPATVKSIEYDPNRTAFIALLAYADGEKTYIIAQNGLKVGQKLVSGADAQPEIGNTLPLSKVPLGTVISCIELRPGQGAVIARSAGTFAQLMARDGKYATIKMPSGETRLILLTCSATIGAVSNSDHQLVVSGKAGRTRWLGRRPRTRPVAMNPVDHPMGGGEGRSSGGHPRSRNGVPAKGYRTRSPKNPSSKYIVERRKK